The genomic region CGGCGGCGGCAGGAGCGGATCGCGCAGCGGGAAAAGGAGCTCAAGGACTACGTGGACGCGCTCGGCTCGCGGCTGCCGGAATTCGAGAAGAAGTATGCTTCGGACGTCGAATGGGTGCCGCTCGCGCCCGAGGGGCTCAAGGCGTCCAACGGGGCCACCCTGACGCGCCTGCCGGACCGGTCGGTGGCCGTGAGCGGCAAGAACGGGAAGGGGGCCGTGACGGTGACGGCCCGGACGGATCTGGCGGGGATCACCGCGGTGCGCCTGGAGGTCCTGGCGGACCCGAAGCTTCCGGCGGGCGGTCCGGGGCGCGCCGGCAACGGCAACTTCGTCCTGACGGAGCTCGAGCTCAAGGCCGCGCCGAAGGGCAAGCCGGGGGAGGCGCGTCCCGTGAAGCTCCAGAACGCCCGGGCCGACTTCAGCCAGGACCAGTTCGACGTGAAGCTGGCGATCGACGGCAAGACCGCCGACGCGCGCGGCTGGGCGGTGATGCCGGTCTTCGGCCTGACCCACTGGGCCACGTTCGAGACGGCCGAGGACGTGGGGCACGAGGGCGGGACGGTGCTGACCTTCGTGCTGCACCAGAATTACGACAACGACCACCAGATCGGCCGGTTCCGGCTCTCGGTGGCGGCCCGGAAGCGCCCGGTGGGGCTCTCGCTCTCGGAGGAGCTGCGCGCGATCCTGGCCACGCCCGACCAGGAGCGTTCGCCGGAGGCGCGCGAGGCGTTCCTCAAGCACGTCCGCGCCGTCGATCCCGAGGTCCGCAAGCGCGAGGCGGCGCTGGCGGAGGCCCGCCAGCCCCTTCCGGTGGATCCGGGGCTCAAGCACCGGCGGGAGACGCTGGAACTCGTGAGCCGGCCGGTGGCGCTGGATCCGCGGCTGGCGCAGCTCCGCCAGGACGCGGAGCAGTCGCGGAAGCAGATGGAGAACGTCCGCCTGACGGCGGCGCAGGACCTGGTGTGGGCGCTGGTCAACAGCCCGGCGTTCCTGTTCAACCGGTAGGAGGAAGGGCCATGATCGTGATTCCGGCGGGCGGTTCGGAGAAGGATTCCTGCTGCGGCGGCAAATTCGGCATGACCCGGCGCGACGTCCTGCGCGTGGGCGGCTCCGGGCTTCTGGGCCTTTCCCTCGGATCGATGTTCCAGCTCCGGGCGCGCGCCCAGGAGGAGCGGCGCGGCGGCGGGCCCGGGTGGGGCAAGGCCAAGAGCATCATCATGATCTACCTCCAGGGCGGGCCCAGCCACCTGGACCTCTGGGACCCCAAGGAGAACGTTCCGGACAACGTCCGCAGCGTCTTCAAGCCCATTCCCACCCGGACGCCGGGCCTCCAGTTCACGGAGGTCCTGCCGCGCCTGGCTCAGGTGACCGACAAGGTCACGATGATCCACTCCATGAGCTATTCGCCCAACGGGCTCTTCAACCACACGGCGGCGATCTACCAGATGATGACCGGGTACACGACCGACAAGGTCAGCCCGTCGGGGCAGCTCGAACCTCCCGATCCGAAGGACTTCCCGAACTTCGGGTCCAACATCGTGCGCCTCAAGCCGCCCGAGGTGCCGATGCTTCCTTTCGTCATGCTTCCGCGGCCGCTTCAGGAGTCCAACGTCGTGGGCAAGGGCGGCACGGCCGGATTCCTCGGGAAGGCGTACGATCCGTACACGCTCTATCCCGAAGGCGACGACATGGACATGAACAAGATGGACCGCATCAAGGTGGACGACCTCAAGCTGCGGCCCGAGGTCTTCGCCTTCCGGCTCCAGCGGCGGGCGCGCCTGCGGGACGCGGTCAATGCCACGATGCCCGAGATCGAGGCGGCGGTGTCGGATTACAAGCTGGACGAATACTACGACCGGGCGCTCAATCTCGTGGTCTCCGGCCGCGCGCGGGAGGCGTTCGAGCTGAGCCGGGAGCCCCTGGCGGTGCGGGACCTCTACGGCCGCAACACCTTCGGCCAGAGCTGCCTGCTGGCGCGGCGGCTCGTCGAGGCCGGCACCCGCGTGGTCGAAGTCATCTGGCCCAAGGTGGCCAATTCGGACAACCACTCGTGGGATCACCACGTGGATCTGACCAAGCGGATGCGCGATCAGTCCGGGCCCATGCTCGACATGGGACTGTCGGGTTTGATCACGGACCTCGATCAGCGGGGGCTGCTCGAGGAGACGCTCGTCGTGGCGGTGGGCGAGTTCGGCCGCGCGCCGCAGAAAGGCGTCTCGACCTCGGGGAACGGCAACTCCGCCGACGGGCGCGATCACTGGCCGTACTGCTACACCGCGCTCATCGCGGGCGCGGGCATCAAGCGGGGCTACGTGCACGGGAAGAGCGACAAGACGGGGTCCGCCCCCGTGGAGAAGCCGGTGCATCCGGGGCAGCTCCTGGCCACGATCTACCACGCGTTCGGGATCGCGCCCGAGACGATCGTGCTCAACCACCTGAAGCAGCCCAGGGAGCTCGTTCAGGCGCAGGCCGTGACGGAGCTTTTCGCGTAGGGGGCGGGGAGCCGGGCGGGAAAGGACCGGCGGAGCTTCCGCGGAAGGAGGCTCAGCCTTCGTCTTCCTCGTCCTCGTCCGGGGTTTCCTCCTCTTCCTCTTCGGCGTCGGAGGCTTCTTCCTCCGCTTCCTCGGGTTCGGGTTCCGGGCGGGGTTTCGGGGGGCGTCCGCGCCGGGGTTTCGGGGGCGCCTCGGCGGCGCCGGCGGCCGCGGCCGCCTTGGCCTTGCGCGGCGGCTTGAGCCTTCCTTCGGCGAACGCCGCGAACGCCTGGTCCCGCCCCTCCGGCGTGGGATCGAACGCCAGGACTTCCGCGTCCAGATCCACGGGGATCAGGAACCAGCCCTCCTTTTCCCGGTAGACGCGCCGCTCGATGCGCACGCCGGTGTGGTGGATGAAGAGCGTGTCCGATTCCCGCTCCCAACCCTTCGGCGGCTGAAAGGCCATGATGCTTCCTCCATCGCGGTTGTGGCGCGGACGTCGGAGCGTCCGCCGGAACAGTATAGAGCCGCGGACGCGCCGTGTCGAGCGCCCGCCGACGCGCCTTACACGGGACCGCGGAGGCGGCCGCAGGACTCCGTCAGCGCCTTGAGGCGCGCCGCCAGGTCGCCCGTCAGCGTTCCGGGCTGAAGCCTCCAGTCCCAGTTCCCCGAAGGCTGGCCGGGCCGGTTCATCCGGGCTTCCGACCCGAGCCCCAAAAGATCCTGCGCCGGCACGATCGCGGTGTCCGCCGCCGAGCGGAAGACGGCGGCGATCATGTCCCAGTGGATCTCGCGCCCGTCGCTGCCCAGGTACTCAAGAACGCGCGCGCGCAGCTCGGGGCTCTCGAGACTCTCGAACCAGCCGCGCGACGTGTCGTTGTCGTGCGTCCCGGTGGCCGCGAGCGAGCGGCGCGGGTAGCGGTGCGGCAGGTGGGGATTGCCGGGAGTGCCGTCGAAGGCGAATTGAAGCACGCGGATTCCCGGCAGGTCGAACCGGTCGCGCAGGGCTTCGACCTCGGGGGTCACGATGCCCAGGTCCTCGGCGACCAGCTCGAGCGCCCCCCGCTCGGCGTGGAGGCGCTCGAAGATCTCCTGTCCCGGCGCGAGGACCCAGCGGCCCCGCAGGGCGGTCCGCAGGCGACCGGGCACCGCCCAGGCGCGGTGGAAGCCGATGAAGTGGTCGATCCGCACGGCGTCGAAGCGGGCGAGCGCCGTCCGGAAGCGGGCCAGCCACCAGGCGAAGCCCCGCTCGCGGTGGCGCTCCCAGCGGTAGATCGGAAAACCCCAGAGCTGCCCCGTGCGGCTGAAAAGATCCGGCGGGACGCCGGCCACGCGGCGGGCCCGGCCGCCCCGGCCCAGATCGAAAAGCTCCTGGTTGGCCCAGACGTCCGCGCTGTCGTGGGAGACATAGAAGGGGACGTCCCCGATCAGCCCCACGCCCAGGTCCGCGCAGCGCCGCCGCAGCTCCGTCCACTGACGCTCGAAGACGAACTGCACGAATTCGTGGAAGCGGATCTCGCGGGCC from Planctomycetota bacterium harbors:
- the malQ gene encoding 4-alpha-glucanotransferase; translation: MATKPSLRTRAAGVLLHPTSLPEPSAIGDLGEAACRFAEFLASAGQSWWQMLPLGPTGFGNSPYSALSSWAGNPLLISLDLLARESWLRPEEAAAPDTPPGRTAYPEAEAFKEERLRRAYAAFEARAGSSARDAFEEFRRAASDWLPDYALYRALKQAHGGAAWTSWEEGVRDRNPDALGQAHRTLAREIRFHEFVQFVFERQWTELRRRCADLGVGLIGDVPFYVSHDSADVWANQELFDLGRGGRARRVAGVPPDLFSRTGQLWGFPIYRWERHRERGFAWWLARFRTALARFDAVRIDHFIGFHRAWAVPGRLRTALRGRWVLAPGQEIFERLHAERGALELVAEDLGIVTPEVEALRDRFDLPGIRVLQFAFDGTPGNPHLPHRYPRRSLAATGTHDNDTSRGWFESLESPELRARVLEYLGSDGREIHWDMIAAVFRSAADTAIVPAQDLLGLGSEARMNRPGQPSGNWDWRLQPGTLTGDLAARLKALTESCGRLRGPV
- a CDS encoding DUF1501 domain-containing protein, yielding MIVIPAGGSEKDSCCGGKFGMTRRDVLRVGGSGLLGLSLGSMFQLRARAQEERRGGGPGWGKAKSIIMIYLQGGPSHLDLWDPKENVPDNVRSVFKPIPTRTPGLQFTEVLPRLAQVTDKVTMIHSMSYSPNGLFNHTAAIYQMMTGYTTDKVSPSGQLEPPDPKDFPNFGSNIVRLKPPEVPMLPFVMLPRPLQESNVVGKGGTAGFLGKAYDPYTLYPEGDDMDMNKMDRIKVDDLKLRPEVFAFRLQRRARLRDAVNATMPEIEAAVSDYKLDEYYDRALNLVVSGRAREAFELSREPLAVRDLYGRNTFGQSCLLARRLVEAGTRVVEVIWPKVANSDNHSWDHHVDLTKRMRDQSGPMLDMGLSGLITDLDQRGLLEETLVVAVGEFGRAPQKGVSTSGNGNSADGRDHWPYCYTALIAGAGIKRGYVHGKSDKTGSAPVEKPVHPGQLLATIYHAFGIAPETIVLNHLKQPRELVQAQAVTELFA